In the genome of Petrotoga olearia DSM 13574, one region contains:
- the surE gene encoding 5'/3'-nucleotidase SurE, whose amino-acid sequence MNILLSNDDGIMSPGIITLKTYLQEKHNVYVVAPDIERSATGHGITVRNPLWAKKVKFGDTFFGHAVNGTPADCVKIGLDAIYKSIHFDVVISGINRGANLGTDVLYSGTVSAALEGAVGGYPSIAVSCVDFSNPNFEEGAKVVLDILKKLDFNNWPEFTTLNVNIPRIPYDEMKGIKITKQSRRRYQDYFEERKDPFGNSYYWMLGNIIEDDNDDNSDYSVINKGYVSVTPLSVFMTKYDFIDELKEQLEV is encoded by the coding sequence GTGAATATTTTACTTTCAAATGACGATGGAATAATGTCTCCAGGTATTATTACTTTAAAAACTTATCTGCAAGAAAAGCATAATGTTTACGTTGTCGCCCCCGACATAGAAAGAAGTGCAACTGGACATGGAATTACAGTGAGAAACCCTCTTTGGGCAAAAAAAGTTAAGTTTGGAGATACTTTTTTTGGTCACGCAGTGAATGGAACCCCCGCCGATTGTGTTAAAATAGGATTAGATGCAATATATAAAAGTATACATTTTGACGTAGTAATTTCGGGTATTAATAGAGGAGCTAATCTTGGAACTGATGTCCTTTATTCTGGTACTGTTTCTGCAGCATTGGAAGGTGCGGTCGGCGGTTATCCTTCTATCGCTGTTTCCTGTGTTGATTTTTCTAATCCTAACTTCGAAGAAGGTGCAAAAGTTGTTTTGGATATCCTGAAAAAATTAGATTTTAACAATTGGCCTGAATTTACTACATTAAACGTTAACATCCCAAGAATTCCGTATGATGAAATGAAAGGTATAAAAATTACCAAGCAAAGTAGAAGAAGATACCAAGATTACTTTGAAGAAAGAAAAGATCCTTTTGGAAATTCTTATTATTGGATGTTAGGAAATATCATAGAAGATGATAACGACGATAATTCGGATTACAGCGTAATAAATAAAGGTTATGTTTCTGTAACGCCATTAAGTGTGTTCATGACAAAATATGATTTTATAGATGAATTAAAAGAGCAGTTGGAGGTTTAA
- a CDS encoding ABC transporter ATP-binding protein encodes MITFNNVRFTYGNGFSLKIDDLKVIKGDIVSIIGPNGAGKSTLIKILSGILRNYKGEILLNHSDLKNYSYKELSKNIAVVPQEFNTSFDYDLESIVSTSRIPFSKRINFFESEQDRRIIDEALQTVGLISYKNKPFSSLSGGEKQKVMIARAIAQQTPILLLDEFSSHLDPGYTQSLLKLVKEMVIKEKKTVLAVFHDVNNAALFSDKLIVMKDGAIRYSGTPADVLNESIMHEIFDMEAYIIKHPVKKVPQILFK; translated from the coding sequence ATGATAACGTTTAACAACGTCCGTTTCACTTATGGAAATGGTTTCTCTTTAAAAATCGATGATTTAAAGGTCATAAAAGGAGATATTGTTTCTATAATTGGCCCAAATGGAGCAGGTAAAAGTACTCTTATCAAGATTCTTTCAGGAATTCTCAGAAATTACAAAGGAGAAATACTCCTAAACCATAGTGACTTAAAAAATTACTCTTATAAAGAGCTTTCAAAGAATATTGCTGTTGTTCCCCAAGAATTCAATACTTCTTTCGATTACGATTTGGAAAGTATAGTTTCAACGTCAAGAATACCTTTTTCAAAGAGGATAAACTTTTTTGAATCAGAACAGGACAGAAGAATTATCGATGAAGCTCTTCAAACTGTTGGACTGATAAGTTATAAGAACAAGCCCTTTTCATCATTGTCAGGAGGAGAAAAGCAAAAAGTTATGATAGCTCGAGCAATTGCTCAACAAACGCCCATATTGCTTTTAGATGAATTCTCTTCGCATTTAGATCCCGGTTACACTCAAAGTCTTTTGAAATTGGTTAAGGAAATGGTTATCAAAGAAAAGAAGACTGTTCTAGCAGTTTTTCATGATGTGAACAACGCAGCGTTATTTTCGGATAAATTAATCGTTATGAAGGATGGAGCTATTAGATACTCTGGTACACCGGCAGACGTGTTAAATGAATCTATCATGCATGAAATCTTTGATATGGAAGCTTATATTATAAAACATCCGGTAAAAAAAGTTCCTCAAATTTTATTTAAATAA
- the guaA gene encoding glutamine-hydrolyzing GMP synthase, with amino-acid sequence MEKILVIDYGSQYTQLLAKRIRDLGVFSEVAQYDDTISLNDVKGIVLSGGPDSVYDVDAPHVSDEIFHAKLPILGICYGMQLLAKKLGGKVEQRGIAEYGKTKINITNQSPLFKKLPSVFNVWMSHKDMVTKVPEKFKITSLTSNNIISSFENESENIYCIQFHPEVRHTEFGIDILKNFVHGICGLKGSWTLMDFVEDKINEIKDTIGDKKAIIALSGGVDSSVAAVLTHRAIGNNLKAIFVNHGLLRMNEVEEVESTFRDYMGLNLTTVDAQERFLSKLKGIKDPEQKRKIIGEEFIRVFEEEAKKESDCEYLIQGTIYSDVIESAKSGKKTFKIKSHHNVGGLPENIDLKIVEPLRELFKDEVRSVGEILGLPREILYRHPFPGPGLAIRIIGEISEEKLTILKKVDNIFIKTLKETGWYDKVWQAFAVLMPVKTVGITGDKRSYGYVASLRAVDSVEGMTADWCKIPFEILDAVSSRITNEVEEITRVVYDISSKPPATIEWE; translated from the coding sequence ATGGAAAAGATTCTCGTCATCGATTATGGTTCTCAGTACACACAGCTTCTAGCAAAAAGAATTAGAGATCTGGGGGTATTTTCAGAAGTAGCACAATATGACGATACTATATCCCTTAACGATGTAAAAGGTATAGTTTTGTCCGGTGGACCAGATAGTGTTTATGATGTTGATGCTCCCCATGTATCAGATGAAATATTTCATGCCAAACTACCTATTTTAGGTATCTGTTATGGGATGCAGCTTTTGGCGAAGAAACTTGGGGGAAAGGTTGAACAAAGAGGTATCGCTGAGTATGGAAAAACGAAAATCAATATAACCAATCAATCTCCGTTATTTAAAAAGCTCCCAAGTGTATTTAACGTTTGGATGAGCCACAAGGATATGGTGACGAAGGTTCCTGAGAAATTTAAAATTACTTCCCTCACGTCAAACAATATCATCTCTTCTTTTGAAAACGAATCAGAAAATATATACTGTATCCAATTTCACCCTGAAGTTAGGCATACTGAATTTGGAATCGATATATTGAAAAATTTTGTTCATGGCATATGTGGGTTGAAAGGTTCATGGACTTTGATGGACTTTGTTGAAGATAAGATAAATGAAATAAAAGACACAATCGGTGATAAAAAAGCAATTATAGCTTTATCAGGTGGAGTAGATTCATCTGTTGCCGCTGTACTAACCCACAGGGCTATAGGCAACAACCTGAAAGCCATCTTTGTAAACCATGGCCTTTTGAGAATGAATGAGGTTGAAGAAGTTGAAAGTACATTCCGGGATTATATGGGTTTAAATTTGACCACCGTAGATGCCCAGGAGCGATTTTTAAGTAAATTGAAGGGGATCAAGGATCCTGAACAAAAACGTAAAATAATTGGTGAAGAGTTTATAAGAGTTTTTGAAGAAGAAGCAAAAAAAGAGAGTGATTGTGAGTATTTAATTCAAGGAACAATATATTCAGATGTCATAGAAAGTGCGAAATCTGGGAAAAAGACATTCAAGATAAAGAGTCATCACAACGTGGGGGGACTTCCAGAGAATATAGATTTAAAAATAGTGGAACCACTTAGAGAATTATTTAAAGACGAAGTTAGAAGTGTAGGAGAAATCTTAGGACTTCCAAGAGAAATACTGTACAGACATCCATTTCCAGGACCGGGATTGGCGATTCGAATCATCGGAGAAATTTCCGAAGAAAAATTGACCATTTTAAAAAAAGTTGATAATATTTTTATAAAAACTCTTAAAGAAACAGGTTGGTACGACAAGGTATGGCAGGCTTTCGCGGTACTAATGCCGGTAAAAACGGTAGGTATAACTGGTGATAAAAGAAGTTATGGTTATGTGGCATCTTTAAGGGCTGTTGATAGTGTGGAGGGCATGACCGCAGATTGGTGTAAAATTCCCTTTGAAATTTTGGACGCCGTTTCCAGTAGAATAACCAACGAAGTTGAAGAAATTACCAGAGTGGTTTACGATATTTCATCAAAACCCCCTGCCACGATAGAATGGGAATAA
- a CDS encoding FecCD family ABC transporter permease: protein MKIIQKQGEAPLVLFLIISSFILILLFTSFGSVKVPVKDIFASLIGKNSNDIYKNLILNIRLPRVVGSFLVGSILAVSGNVLQLVVQNPLADPYILGISSGASFGAVLYTALGSIYGLSLFLGLETFSFIFGLLATFIVLVLAQQGKKLPVLSLILSGVIISFLFNSFTTLFTVMYWRNLIHVNIWLMGSTGDLIWSDNFKLFFTLIIQFILVLLFSKQLNVLSMGDNMAVFSGINPDRLKLFLIVINVFAVSFTVSQVGIIGFVGLIIPHIVRMVKGPYSFISNLYSLFIGGMFLMSADFVSRTLFAPTELPIGVVTSIVGAPIFIFVMRRKERI, encoded by the coding sequence ATGAAAATCATCCAAAAGCAAGGGGAAGCTCCCCTTGTTTTATTTCTTATAATCTCTAGTTTTATATTAATTTTACTTTTCACATCTTTTGGGAGTGTGAAAGTTCCTGTTAAAGATATATTTGCCTCTTTAATAGGTAAAAACAGCAATGATATTTACAAAAATTTGATTTTAAACATAAGACTTCCAAGAGTAGTTGGAAGTTTTCTCGTTGGTAGCATATTGGCAGTCTCTGGGAATGTTTTACAATTGGTAGTACAAAATCCCCTCGCAGATCCTTACATTTTAGGAATATCGTCAGGAGCGAGCTTTGGTGCAGTGTTATACACAGCGTTAGGCAGTATTTATGGTCTTTCTCTTTTTCTTGGATTAGAAACTTTTTCTTTTATTTTTGGTTTATTAGCGACATTTATTGTTTTAGTATTAGCTCAACAGGGTAAAAAGCTTCCCGTTTTATCTCTTATACTAAGTGGAGTGATCATTAGTTTTTTGTTTAACTCATTTACTACGCTTTTTACCGTGATGTACTGGAGAAACTTAATTCATGTCAACATCTGGTTGATGGGAAGTACAGGGGATTTAATTTGGAGTGATAATTTTAAATTGTTTTTTACGCTCATCATTCAATTTATCTTAGTTTTATTATTTTCCAAACAATTGAACGTTCTTTCGATGGGAGATAACATGGCAGTATTTTCTGGAATAAATCCCGATCGATTGAAGCTTTTTTTGATCGTAATAAACGTTTTCGCAGTATCTTTTACCGTATCACAAGTAGGAATAATAGGTTTTGTAGGGCTTATAATCCCTCATATAGTTAGAATGGTTAAAGGGCCATATTCTTTTATTTCAAACTTGTACTCGCTCTTCATAGGAGGAATGTTTTTAATGTCTGCAGACTTTGTTTCCAGAACACTATTTGCTCCTACAGAACTCCCTATCGGAGTGGTGACATCAATAGTAGGTGCCCCGATATTTATTTTTGTAATGAGGAGAAAAGAGAGAATATGA
- the fmt gene encoding methionyl-tRNA formyltransferase — protein sequence MTNNRNFKIVFMGTPDFGAEVLEELIKNNFNVVGAFSQPDKPKGRGKKLQPTPVKEVALKYNVPIFQPKSVNKGEGFDFLKELNADIIITAAFGKILRKNVLTLPLKGCWNVHASLLPKYRGAAPIQRSIENGENETGITIFKMVEALDAGDIAVQKSIPLEINDNFGVVYEKLLALAKETVLEFLNSFDQLTLKPQNEEEASYAEKITKEDLKVDFNNGTIKVHNKIRAYDPYPGVRSLYEGEEVKIFGSNFSTDLLTIENEEEPGTIIYIEKDGILVKCRDGAVKIKEIQFPGKKRITTIDALNGKKLKVLGHFSLY from the coding sequence ATGACAAATAACAGAAATTTTAAAATAGTTTTCATGGGTACCCCTGATTTTGGAGCCGAAGTTTTGGAAGAACTAATAAAAAACAATTTCAATGTTGTAGGAGCATTTTCACAACCTGACAAACCTAAAGGACGTGGAAAAAAACTTCAACCAACACCGGTTAAGGAGGTTGCGCTAAAATATAATGTTCCCATATTTCAACCAAAAAGCGTTAATAAAGGAGAAGGATTTGATTTTTTGAAAGAGTTGAATGCTGATATTATTATCACCGCTGCTTTTGGAAAAATATTGAGAAAAAATGTTTTAACATTACCTCTAAAAGGATGTTGGAACGTCCATGCATCTCTGTTGCCAAAATATAGGGGAGCAGCTCCTATTCAAAGATCTATAGAGAATGGAGAAAATGAAACAGGGATCACTATTTTCAAGATGGTAGAAGCTCTGGACGCTGGAGATATTGCCGTTCAAAAAAGTATCCCCCTTGAAATAAACGACAACTTTGGTGTTGTTTATGAAAAATTATTAGCTCTTGCCAAAGAAACTGTGTTGGAGTTTTTAAATTCATTCGATCAGCTAACTTTGAAACCACAAAACGAAGAGGAAGCCTCATATGCAGAAAAAATTACAAAAGAAGATCTTAAAGTAGATTTCAATAACGGTACTATAAAGGTTCATAACAAAATTAGAGCTTACGATCCCTACCCTGGAGTAAGAAGTTTATATGAGGGAGAAGAAGTAAAGATATTTGGTTCGAATTTTTCTACTGATTTGTTGACGATAGAAAATGAAGAAGAACCTGGAACAATAATATATATTGAAAAGGACGGCATACTTGTAAAATGTAGAGATGGAGCCGTAAAGATAAAAGAGATACAATTCCCTGGTAAAAAAAGAATAACCACTATAGATGCACTCAATGGGAAAAAATTAAAAGTATTGGGACATTTCAGCCTCTATTAA
- a CDS encoding nucleotidyltransferase, which translates to MKVLGVVVEYNPFHNGHLHHLRESKTLINPDYTIAVMSGNFVQRGEPAILDKFSRAEIAVNMGVDIVFELPFVYCIQDASGFATGAIGVLERTNVVTDIVFGSESSNLEVLDKISSILYEQPISFKKLLNKNLKKGFSFPNARKFALVEHLESSNYEHNVIDILEQSNDILAVEYLNALKLYDSKIVPHTIQRIKAGYNQKEFTGEISSATSIRNLIEKNEMNKVKQGVPPFSYEVLLREIEKGKAPIIFEDMRDMVLAKLRMMKKEEFIQIDGVKEGLETRYSKFSKISSNLTELVNNVKTKRFTLTRVKRTLLKILFDLKEKDVKLYNSHGPQYLRVLAFTKKGQELLGKMKDLSTYPIITTPSRYRKIYNRLNDKLLSSKKKYESIPEIYLNQIEYDFLASNIYNLLYKNSDLSSYEPDKKQRVIIL; encoded by the coding sequence TTGAAAGTTTTAGGTGTAGTTGTTGAATACAATCCTTTTCATAACGGGCACCTCCATCATTTGAGGGAATCTAAAACTTTAATTAACCCTGATTATACCATTGCTGTGATGAGTGGAAATTTTGTCCAAAGAGGAGAACCAGCAATCTTGGATAAGTTTTCACGAGCAGAAATTGCGGTGAACATGGGTGTAGACATCGTATTCGAATTGCCATTTGTCTATTGTATACAAGATGCAAGTGGATTCGCAACAGGCGCCATAGGCGTATTAGAGAGAACCAATGTTGTTACAGATATAGTTTTTGGAAGTGAATCTAGTAATTTAGAAGTTTTGGATAAAATATCGAGTATTTTGTATGAACAACCCATAAGTTTTAAAAAGTTACTCAACAAGAATTTAAAAAAAGGTTTCTCTTTCCCAAACGCTAGAAAGTTTGCTTTAGTTGAGCATTTAGAATCTTCAAATTACGAACACAATGTGATAGACATATTAGAACAATCAAACGATATCTTAGCTGTAGAGTATTTAAATGCCTTAAAATTATATGATTCAAAGATCGTTCCACATACTATTCAAAGAATAAAGGCCGGATACAATCAAAAAGAATTCACAGGTGAAATTTCCAGTGCCACTTCGATAAGAAATCTTATAGAAAAAAATGAGATGAACAAAGTTAAACAAGGAGTTCCACCCTTTTCTTATGAGGTTCTACTTAGGGAGATTGAGAAAGGTAAGGCTCCAATAATATTTGAAGATATGCGAGACATGGTTTTAGCTAAGTTGCGAATGATGAAAAAAGAAGAATTTATTCAAATTGATGGAGTAAAAGAAGGATTAGAAACTAGATACTCAAAATTTTCGAAAATTAGTTCCAACCTCACAGAATTAGTAAACAACGTTAAGACGAAAAGGTTTACGTTGACAAGGGTGAAAAGAACTCTTTTAAAGATTTTATTTGATTTAAAAGAGAAAGATGTAAAATTATATAACAGTCATGGACCACAATATTTAAGGGTTTTAGCTTTCACAAAGAAGGGCCAAGAGTTGCTGGGTAAAATGAAAGACCTTTCTACTTATCCAATTATTACTACCCCATCAAGGTACAGAAAAATATATAATAGATTAAACGACAAACTATTATCAAGCAAAAAAAAGTATGAAAGTATTCCTGAAATCTATTTAAATCAGATTGAATACGATTTTTTGGCAAGTAATATTTACAATTTACTATACAAAAACAGTGATTTATCTTCGTATGAACCTGATAAAAAGCAAAGGGTTATAATTTTATAA
- a CDS encoding ECF transporter S component, with protein sequence MENTTTHQTTLKRVARSPVYIALGVVVFSFLVHGIGNPMLGTIVLPLHFVALMAGIMEGATIGLLVGALMPILNFMLMGMPPFPVFIFMTIEVATYGLISGLLNKKNIYLDLLVSMLIGRGVYMIAYYTIGLILNINLSPLTSILMSYVFGIPGIILQLIFIPMIVKRMPFSIRASSKGKKRQNKL encoded by the coding sequence ATGGAAAATACTACCACTCACCAAACAACCCTAAAAAGAGTTGCAAGATCACCTGTTTATATAGCGTTGGGAGTTGTTGTTTTTTCATTTTTGGTTCATGGTATCGGTAATCCAATGCTAGGAACTATAGTCTTACCGTTGCATTTTGTTGCTTTAATGGCCGGCATCATGGAAGGGGCAACGATTGGATTACTTGTAGGTGCATTGATGCCTATTTTAAATTTTATGCTTATGGGAATGCCACCATTTCCTGTTTTTATATTTATGACTATAGAAGTTGCAACTTACGGATTAATATCAGGACTTTTAAATAAGAAAAATATTTATTTGGATCTCTTAGTATCTATGTTGATAGGTAGGGGTGTATATATGATAGCTTACTACACCATAGGATTAATCCTTAATATAAATCTTAGCCCTTTAACTTCAATTTTGATGAGTTATGTGTTCGGGATTCCCGGTATAATTCTTCAACTAATATTTATACCGATGATTGTGAAAAGAATGCCTTTTTCTATTAGGGCGAGTAGTAAGGGAAAAAAGCGTCAAAACAAACTTTAG
- a CDS encoding 2-phosphosulfolactate phosphatase, producing MGWKPISPQKKRRSIKIKEESLFEPELNVYFLPNENVKNHEIYILIDILRATSSISALAHCGAEEIFVTDDIEVAKELKNMGYLLAGERGALKLEGFDFGNSPLEFLNNSDKIRKKSIVLTTTNGSKAMKKISELGDIIALSLLNFSSVVDFIIQRDFQSIGVVCSGTNGSISFEDSYLGGLFVQKIMEKHTYHLNDGAKISLNLTKCKKSYVMNSDHAKRLKTLGLKDDLEFCFNMDLFQVVPYSKQSSYTFKNLISI from the coding sequence ATGGGCTGGAAACCTATCTCACCCCAGAAGAAAAGGAGATCGATTAAGATAAAAGAAGAAAGCCTATTCGAACCAGAATTGAATGTCTATTTTCTACCGAATGAAAATGTAAAAAATCATGAGATCTATATCCTTATCGATATTTTAAGGGCTACTTCTAGTATATCTGCGTTAGCCCATTGTGGTGCAGAAGAAATTTTTGTAACAGATGACATCGAAGTGGCAAAAGAATTAAAAAATATGGGATATTTACTCGCTGGGGAACGGGGGGCCTTAAAGTTAGAAGGTTTTGATTTTGGCAATTCTCCATTAGAGTTTTTAAATAATTCAGATAAAATAAGAAAAAAATCCATTGTACTAACTACTACCAATGGATCAAAAGCTATGAAAAAAATAAGCGAACTTGGAGACATAATTGCTCTTTCGTTGTTAAATTTTTCTTCCGTTGTTGACTTCATAATACAAAGGGATTTTCAAAGTATTGGTGTAGTTTGTTCTGGTACGAATGGTTCAATTTCTTTTGAAGATTCATATCTGGGTGGATTATTTGTTCAGAAAATTATGGAAAAGCATACTTACCACTTAAATGACGGAGCGAAAATATCTTTAAATTTAACTAAATGCAAAAAGAGTTACGTTATGAATTCTGATCATGCCAAAAGACTTAAAACTTTGGGACTTAAAGATGATCTGGAATTTTGTTTCAACATGGATTTGTTTCAAGTGGTACCTTATTCAAAACAAAGCAGTTATACATTCAAAAATTTAATTTCAATTTAG
- the def gene encoding peptide deformylase, which translates to MEVRLIGDPVLRKRAKKVESFDENLKDIVDEMFSTMYLYDGVGLAAPQVGISLRFFIMDSRENEGNSLTANKEKGKKVVINPEIIEFLGEEISSEEGCLSIPDIFEDVVRAEGVKVRYQDLSGEVIEEELHGYQARIFQHETDHLEGILFTDKLPIVKKARLKKDLNKLIEKGKNRALELGDKVKL; encoded by the coding sequence ATGGAAGTTAGACTTATTGGAGACCCTGTTTTAAGGAAAAGAGCTAAAAAAGTGGAAAGTTTCGATGAAAATTTAAAAGATATTGTTGATGAGATGTTTTCTACGATGTATCTATACGACGGAGTAGGTTTAGCTGCACCTCAAGTGGGAATATCTTTGAGGTTCTTCATTATGGATTCCAGAGAAAATGAGGGAAACAGCCTCACGGCAAATAAGGAAAAGGGAAAAAAAGTTGTAATTAATCCAGAAATAATAGAATTCTTGGGAGAAGAGATTAGCTCTGAAGAGGGGTGTTTAAGCATTCCTGATATATTTGAAGATGTAGTAAGAGCAGAAGGTGTGAAGGTTCGTTACCAGGATTTAAGCGGAGAAGTTATAGAAGAAGAGCTTCACGGATATCAAGCAAGAATATTTCAACATGAAACAGATCACCTTGAGGGAATTTTATTCACCGACAAATTACCCATTGTAAAAAAAGCCAGGTTAAAAAAGGACTTAAACAAATTAATAGAAAAGGGTAAAAATCGTGCATTAGAGCTAGGTGATAAAGTTAAATTATGA
- a CDS encoding PfkB family carbohydrate kinase has product MATIDVIGGIFLDIYILKNDDNHNSKIIQLPGGSALNVAIGLARLGHNVRMIGNVGKDFVGGFLLEKLSFHSVNVEWIKKVDQNTATFVTMNEKPIAVDRRINDLDLIVPKKKSEYLFITTETNERIINSDIFLNYKKTFFDIGPRSKLINKKFENVFFIGNEKECKDFLFTCDVVKLGEKGAKWGDKIVGLSGKKASHQIGMGDVFDTVLIDGILNNLEKGQILHNAVNATQKVSEYLGAYNKIINI; this is encoded by the coding sequence ATGGCTACTATTGATGTTATTGGTGGAATCTTTTTAGACATTTATATACTTAAAAATGATGATAATCACAATTCAAAAATTATACAACTTCCTGGAGGATCCGCGTTAAATGTGGCTATCGGTCTTGCTCGATTAGGTCATAACGTAAGAATGATCGGTAACGTGGGCAAAGATTTCGTTGGAGGGTTTTTATTGGAGAAGCTATCCTTTCATTCTGTTAATGTAGAATGGATAAAGAAAGTAGATCAAAACACCGCTACATTCGTTACAATGAATGAAAAGCCCATTGCAGTAGATAGAAGAATAAATGATTTAGACTTGATTGTACCAAAGAAAAAATCAGAGTATCTCTTCATCACAACCGAAACGAACGAACGAATAATAAACAGCGATATTTTCCTAAACTACAAAAAAACCTTTTTTGATATAGGTCCTAGGTCGAAATTAATAAATAAAAAGTTTGAAAATGTTTTTTTTATAGGTAACGAAAAAGAGTGTAAAGATTTTCTATTCACTTGCGATGTTGTAAAACTAGGGGAAAAAGGTGCCAAATGGGGTGATAAAATAGTGGGATTATCTGGCAAAAAGGCGTCACACCAAATCGGTATGGGAGATGTGTTTGACACGGTCTTAATAGACGGAATTTTGAATAATTTAGAAAAAGGACAAATCCTACATAATGCCGTTAACGCTACTCAAAAAGTCTCAGAATACTTGGGTGCTTACAATAAAATTATCAATATATAG
- a CDS encoding RrF2 family transcriptional regulator has translation MSLTIKSCYAIRGLYEMYKLQNRIKDEKNTKISISKIAESSGISQEFLAKIFAELKKSEIVSSEKGKFGGFYFTKAPEEIKLSQIVEVLEEPLNSYDCISEGECENQKICPVEFVWQRVQKAIFSELSNITLKDVIECGHKKEALASENE, from the coding sequence ATGTCTTTAACAATCAAGAGCTGTTATGCTATACGTGGTTTGTATGAAATGTATAAACTTCAAAATAGAATCAAAGATGAGAAAAACACGAAAATCTCAATATCTAAGATTGCAGAAAGTTCAGGTATTTCACAAGAATTTTTGGCAAAGATATTTGCCGAATTAAAAAAATCTGAAATAGTTTCTTCAGAAAAAGGTAAATTTGGAGGATTTTATTTTACAAAGGCTCCTGAGGAAATCAAACTTTCCCAAATCGTAGAGGTTTTAGAAGAACCGTTGAACTCTTACGATTGTATTTCCGAGGGTGAATGTGAAAATCAAAAAATTTGTCCCGTAGAGTTTGTCTGGCAAAGGGTACAAAAAGCAATATTTAGCGAGTTATCTAACATTACTTTGAAAGATGTGATAGAATGTGGGCATAAAAAGGAAGCTTTAGCTTCTGAAAATGAATGA
- a CDS encoding histidine phosphatase family protein, translating into MDIYLVRHGATLWNKMGIWQGQRDVELDEEGISQAKATAERFKNMKIDGMYTSVLQRAIKTTEIINQYHNLEIKKDPDLNECNIGKWDGKKLEEILLNYKEELEYWHKDIWASVEDVEALGDVQRRAVRAIKRIVKEHNLEDKIVVVAHGLAIRTIISWILNIPLNQHTSFRVDNASVSHVIYEGDYRYVLASLNETWHLEYYGLETYLTPEEKEID; encoded by the coding sequence TTGGATATTTACTTAGTAAGACACGGAGCTACACTTTGGAACAAAATGGGAATTTGGCAAGGCCAAAGGGACGTAGAGCTTGATGAAGAAGGAATTAGTCAAGCTAAGGCAACTGCAGAAAGATTTAAAAATATGAAAATAGATGGAATGTATACATCCGTACTACAAAGGGCTATTAAAACGACAGAAATCATCAATCAGTACCACAATTTGGAAATAAAAAAAGATCCCGATTTGAACGAATGCAATATAGGAAAATGGGATGGGAAAAAGTTAGAAGAGATACTTCTTAATTACAAAGAAGAATTAGAGTATTGGCATAAGGATATCTGGGCCTCAGTGGAAGATGTTGAGGCTTTAGGTGACGTCCAAAGAAGGGCAGTAAGGGCTATAAAAAGAATAGTTAAAGAACATAACTTAGAAGATAAAATAGTTGTAGTTGCACATGGTTTAGCTATTAGGACCATCATTTCATGGATTCTCAATATTCCACTTAACCAACATACTTCTTTTAGAGTTGACAATGCATCTGTTTCACACGTTATATATGAAGGGGATTATAGATACGTTTTAGCTTCTTTAAACGAAACGTGGCATCTTGAATATTATGGGCTGGAAACCTATCTCACCCCAGAAGAAAAGGAGATCGATTAA